In Novosphingobium sp. MMS21-SN21R, a single genomic region encodes these proteins:
- a CDS encoding hemolysin family protein has product MPEGNDSTGESRSGDADSSSPALWRALWRAIRVFFRGPDHDQSLRAQIEEAIDEHEGETHPANAGNGDLVPLERQMLRNLLHFSEHDADDVAIPRGQIIAVPASATFEELVAAFAEHGHSRMPVYGESLDEIIGMIHVKDVFVSVAGMTLSGKLPPKDWTTLMRQPLFVPQARGALDVLADMRSRRTHLAVVIDEYSGTDGIITIEDLVEEIIGEIEDEHDDAPEELIRRIDPDTWEADARAELEDVAETVDPRLAEVEEDVDTLGGLAVVLAGEVPPVGRVLEHASGWRLEVTGGDERRLTSIRLHAPKTDVVDEE; this is encoded by the coding sequence GTGCCCGAGGGCAATGACTCCACCGGCGAGAGCCGGTCGGGAGACGCAGACAGTAGCAGTCCCGCATTATGGCGCGCGCTGTGGCGCGCGATCAGGGTCTTCTTCCGAGGACCGGACCACGACCAGTCGCTCCGCGCCCAGATCGAGGAAGCGATTGACGAGCATGAGGGCGAAACCCACCCTGCAAACGCCGGAAACGGCGATCTGGTGCCGCTTGAGCGCCAGATGCTGCGCAACCTGCTCCATTTCAGTGAACACGACGCGGACGACGTGGCGATCCCGCGCGGACAGATTATCGCCGTGCCTGCCTCGGCCACGTTCGAGGAACTGGTCGCGGCATTTGCCGAACATGGCCACAGCCGCATGCCGGTCTATGGCGAATCGCTCGACGAGATCATCGGGATGATTCACGTGAAGGACGTCTTCGTCAGCGTGGCGGGCATGACCCTTTCGGGCAAGTTGCCGCCCAAGGACTGGACCACACTGATGCGCCAGCCGCTGTTCGTGCCGCAGGCGCGGGGCGCGCTTGACGTATTGGCGGACATGCGCAGCCGCCGTACCCATCTTGCAGTGGTGATCGACGAGTATTCGGGCACCGATGGCATCATCACCATCGAGGATCTGGTCGAGGAGATAATCGGCGAGATCGAGGACGAACACGATGATGCACCAGAGGAGCTGATCCGCCGTATTGATCCTGACACATGGGAAGCCGATGCGCGGGCCGAACTTGAAGACGTCGCGGAAACGGTTGATCCCCGACTTGCGGAAGTCGAGGAAGATGTGGATACGCTCGGCGGGTTGGCGGTGGTCCTCGCAGGTGAAGTTCCGCCTGTCGGACGCGTGCTTGAACATGCCAGCGGCTGGCGGCTGGAAGTGACAGGGGGGGACGAGCGCCGCCTGACCTCCATCCGGCTTCACGCGCCGAAAACCGACGTTGTTGATGAGGAATAG